From Triticum aestivum cultivar Chinese Spring chromosome 4A, IWGSC CS RefSeq v2.1, whole genome shotgun sequence, a single genomic window includes:
- the LOC780568 gene encoding protein STRICTOSIDINE SYNTHASE-LIKE 13, with translation MEEKKPRRQGAAGRDGIVQYPHLFIAALALALVLMDPFHLGPLAGIDYRPVKHELAPYREVMQRWPRDNGSRLRLGRLEFVNEVFGPESIEFDRQGRGPYAGLADGRVVRWMGDKAGWETFAVMNPDWSEKVCANGVESTTKKQHGKEKWCGRPLGLRFHRETGELFIADAYYGLMAVGESGGVATSLAREAGGDPVHFANDLDIHMNGSIFFTDTSTRYSRKDHLNILLEGEGTGRLLRYDRETGAVHVVLNGLVFPNGVQISQDQQFLLFSETTNCRIMRYWLEGPRAGQVEVFANLPGFPDNVRLNSKGQFWVAIDCCRTPTQEVFARWPWLRTAYFKIPVSMKTLGKMVSMKMYTLLALLDGEGNVVEVLEDRGGEVMKLVSEVREVDRRLWIGTVAHNHIATIPYPLD, from the exons ATGGAAGAGAAGAAGCCGCGGCGGCAGGGAGCCGCAGGACGCGATGGCATCGTGCAGTACCCGCACCTCTTCATCGCGGCCCTGGCGCTGGCCCTGGTCCTCATGGACCCCTTCCACCTCGGCCCGCTGGCCGGGATCGACTACCGGCCGGTGAAGCACGAGCTGGCGCCGTACAGGGAGGTCATGCAGCGCTGGCCGAGGGACAACGGCAGCCGCCTCAGGCTCGGCAGGCTCGAGTTCGTCAACGAGGTGTTCGGGCCAGAGTCCATCGAGTTCGACCGCCAGGGCCGCGGGCCCTACGCCGGGCTCGCCGACGGCCGCGTCGTGCGGTGGATGGGGGACAAGGCCGGGTGGGAGACGTTCGCCGTCATGAATCCTGACTG GTCGGAGAAAGTTTGTGCTAACGGAGTGGAGTCGACGACGAAGAAGCAGCACGGGAAGGAGAAGTGGTGCGGCCGGCCTCTCGGGCTGAGGTTCCACAGGGAGACCGGCGAGCTCTTCATCGCCGACGCGTACTATGGGCTCATGGCCGTTGGCGAAAGCGGCGGCGTGGCGACCTCCctggcgagggaggccggcggggaCCCGGTCCACTTCGCCAACGACCTCGACATCCACATGAACGGCTCGATATTCTTCACCGACACGAGCACGAGATACAGCAGAAA GGACCATTTGAACATTTTGCTGGAAGGAGAAGGCACGGGGAGGCTGCTGAGATATGACCGAGAAACCGGTGCCGTTCATGTCGTGCTCAACGGGCTGGTCTTCCCAAACGGCGTGCAGATCTCACAGGACCAGCAATTTCTCCTCTTCTCCGAGACAACAAACTGCAG GATCATGAGGTACTGGCTGGAAGGTCCAAGAGCGGGCCAGGTGGAGGTGTTCGCGAACCTGCCGGGGTTCCCCGACAACGTGCGCTTGAACAGCAAGGGGCAGTTCTGGGTGGCGATCGACTGCTGCCGGACGCCGACGCAGGAGGTGTTCGCGCGGTGGCCGTGGCTGCGGACCGCCTACTTCAAGATCCCGGTGTCGATGAAGACGCTGGGGAAGATGGTGAGCATGAAGATGTACACGCTTCTCGCGCTCCTCGACGGCGAGGGGAACGTGGTCGAGGTACTCGAGGACCGGGGCGGCGAGGTGATGAAGCTGGTGAGCGAGGTGAGGGAGGTGGACCGGAGGCTGTGGATCGGGACCGTTGCGCACAACCACATCGCCACGATCCCTTATCCGTTGGACTAG